In a single window of the Candidatus Binataceae bacterium genome:
- a CDS encoding glycosyltransferase → MKISIIIATHRRPHSLARLLESLYRQARPDHHELLVAENGTPQPTTTAPTPIALQHLHDPRPGKCRVQNQAIKRARGEIIVCLDDDLFAAPDYLAQVEAFFNSCPQFAAMKGRILPARPPASVVGPMAAYLDLPIVDHGLEIRSVHGVLGANMGFRREVFERLGGFDERLGPGACGHEEETEFSSRMRAAGLQIGYAPGALVYHEVEAERANRARFLRVARERGRCRMLHEAHGWPEVLADTALAAMRLTLARALPLGMERLARAEKRMATALGMIDGLRRPRV, encoded by the coding sequence GTGAAAATCTCGATAATAATCGCCACTCATCGTCGGCCCCATTCCCTGGCGCGGCTGCTGGAATCGCTATACCGCCAGGCCCGCCCCGATCATCATGAGCTGCTGGTGGCCGAAAACGGCACCCCACAACCCACTACGACGGCGCCGACCCCAATTGCGCTTCAACATCTTCACGATCCCCGCCCGGGCAAATGCCGGGTGCAGAACCAGGCCATCAAGCGGGCGCGCGGCGAAATAATCGTCTGCCTGGACGACGACCTTTTCGCCGCTCCCGATTATCTCGCCCAAGTCGAGGCATTCTTTAACTCCTGTCCTCAGTTCGCGGCGATGAAGGGACGTATCCTGCCCGCCCGGCCGCCCGCCAGCGTGGTCGGACCGATGGCGGCCTACCTCGATCTGCCGATCGTCGATCATGGCTTGGAGATTCGTTCGGTACATGGCGTGCTGGGCGCCAACATGGGCTTTCGCCGCGAGGTCTTCGAGCGCTTGGGAGGCTTCGACGAGCGGCTGGGACCGGGCGCCTGCGGCCACGAAGAGGAAACCGAATTTTCCTCGCGGATGCGCGCGGCTGGGCTGCAGATCGGCTACGCACCGGGCGCTTTAGTCTACCACGAGGTCGAGGCTGAACGCGCCAACCGCGCCCGCTTTCTGCGGGTGGCCCGCGAGCGGGGCCGATGCCGGATGTTGCACGAAGCCCACGGCTGGCCCGAAGTGCTGGCCGATACCGCGCTGGCCGCGATGCGGCTTACATTGGCCCGGGCGCTACCCCTGGGCATGGAGCGACTTGCGCGCGCGGAGAAGCGGATGGCCACGGCGCTGGGGATGATTGACGGATTACGCCGGCCTCGCGTTTAA